One genomic region from Vibrio cyclitrophicus encodes:
- the nagE gene encoding N-acetylglucosamine-specific PTS transporter subunit IIBC: MLPIATLPIAALLLRLGQGDLLDIPFMAQAGGAIFGNLPLLFGLGIAIGLSKDGNGAAGLAGAVAYFVLTATATTINADVNMSFFGGIFAGIIAGHSYNAFHATRLPEWLAFFAGKRLVPIMAGLFALVAGAVSGVVWPGVQSGLDALAHAVSTSGAVGQFVYGTLNRALIPVGLHHVLNSYFWFGMGTCQEIIVAGQGAFAGITQLCVDPALAKTLVVGQEHTFTFANSVTPEITTVVKEVTETVKSGDLHRFFGGDKGAGVFMNGFFPVMMFGLPGAALAMYLAAPAEKRSQVGGALFSVAFCSFLTGITEPLEFMFVFLAPALYAMHAVFTGLSLVVANMFGTLHGFGFSAGLIDFVLNWGLATKPFTLLLIGLAFGALYFFTFSFAIRAFNLKSPGREDDDEAVAAPAGDAPKGEVARQYLKALGGHENLTSIDACITRLRLTLKDRSIADEVVLKKLGAKGVVKLGENNLQVILGPLAEIVAGEMKAIGAGEDLSDVKLP; encoded by the coding sequence ATGCTACCTATCGCAACGCTTCCGATTGCGGCGCTTCTACTACGTTTAGGTCAAGGCGATCTACTTGATATTCCATTTATGGCGCAAGCTGGTGGTGCTATCTTCGGTAACCTACCATTGCTTTTTGGTCTAGGTATCGCGATTGGTCTTTCTAAAGATGGTAACGGCGCAGCGGGTCTTGCTGGTGCAGTTGCTTACTTCGTACTAACAGCTACAGCAACGACAATTAACGCCGACGTTAACATGTCGTTCTTCGGCGGTATCTTCGCAGGTATCATCGCAGGTCACTCTTACAACGCCTTCCATGCAACACGTCTTCCTGAGTGGCTGGCTTTCTTCGCAGGTAAACGTTTAGTACCAATCATGGCCGGCTTATTTGCACTTGTTGCAGGTGCTGTGTCTGGTGTGGTTTGGCCTGGTGTTCAATCTGGTCTAGACGCACTAGCTCACGCAGTATCAACGTCTGGCGCTGTTGGTCAATTCGTTTACGGTACTCTTAACCGTGCACTTATCCCTGTTGGTCTTCACCACGTATTGAACTCATACTTCTGGTTTGGTATGGGCACATGTCAAGAAATCATCGTTGCTGGTCAAGGCGCATTCGCTGGTATCACTCAACTTTGTGTTGACCCTGCACTGGCTAAAACACTAGTTGTTGGTCAAGAGCACACGTTCACATTCGCTAACTCTGTTACTCCAGAAATCACAACTGTTGTGAAAGAAGTGACTGAAACAGTTAAATCTGGCGACCTACACCGTTTCTTCGGTGGTGATAAAGGTGCTGGCGTATTCATGAACGGTTTCTTCCCTGTAATGATGTTTGGTCTACCAGGTGCTGCACTTGCAATGTACCTAGCTGCTCCTGCTGAAAAACGTAGTCAAGTTGGTGGCGCACTGTTCTCTGTTGCATTCTGTTCATTCCTAACAGGTATCACAGAGCCGCTAGAATTCATGTTCGTATTCCTAGCTCCTGCTCTATACGCAATGCACGCTGTATTTACTGGTCTGTCTCTAGTTGTTGCTAACATGTTTGGTACTTTGCACGGTTTCGGTTTCTCTGCTGGTCTTATCGACTTCGTATTGAACTGGGGTCTAGCAACTAAACCATTCACTCTACTATTGATTGGCTTAGCATTCGGTGCTCTATACTTCTTCACTTTCTCTTTCGCAATCCGCGCTTTCAACTTGAAATCGCCAGGTCGTGAAGATGATGACGAAGCTGTAGCGGCTCCTGCTGGCGACGCACCAAAAGGTGAGGTTGCACGCCAATACCTAAAAGCACTAGGTGGTCACGAAAACCTGACTTCAATCGATGCTTGTATCACTCGTCTACGTCTAACGCTAAAAGACCGCTCTATCGCTGATGAAGTTGTTCTTAAGAAGCTCGGCGCTAAAGGTGTGGTTAAACTAGGTGAAAACAACCTACAGGTTATCCTAGGTCCACTAGCTGAAATTGTAGCTGGCGAAATGAAAGCTATCGGTGCAGGTGAAGACCTATCTGATGTAAAACTTCCATAG
- the nagC gene encoding DNA-binding transcriptional regulator NagC, whose amino-acid sequence MNGGQIGNVDLVKQLNSAAVYRLIDQQGPISRIQVADVSQLAPASVTKITRQLLERGLIKEVAQQASTGGRRAISLTTEVEPFHSVAVRLGRDYIQISLHDLGGRELAFQQQDLNYSDQSDLTQGLVNSLKAFIAEHQPKIDQLIAIGVTLPGLVNPTTGVVEYMPNTDIDNLALSDIIRDTFHVACFVGNDVRGMALAEHYFGASKDSQDSILVSVHRGTGAGIIVNGQVFLGHNRNVGEIGHIQIDPLGEQCQCGNFGCLETVAANPAIVERVQKLIKQGYESSLTELEHITIQDVCDHAINGDELAKQSLVRVGNQLGKAIAMTINLFNPQKVIIAGDITKAQEIVFPAIKRNVENQSLTAFHSGLPIVASQIDKHPTMGAFAMIKRAMLNGVLLQKLLED is encoded by the coding sequence ATGAATGGCGGACAAATAGGTAACGTAGACTTAGTTAAACAACTAAACAGTGCGGCGGTATACCGACTTATAGACCAACAAGGGCCTATCAGTCGTATACAAGTGGCTGATGTAAGCCAACTCGCACCGGCAAGTGTTACAAAAATTACCCGCCAACTTTTAGAACGCGGCCTAATTAAAGAGGTTGCGCAGCAAGCGTCTACTGGCGGTAGACGCGCTATTTCCCTAACCACAGAAGTAGAACCCTTTCATTCTGTTGCTGTGCGTTTGGGGCGAGACTACATTCAAATAAGCCTGCATGACCTTGGCGGTCGTGAATTGGCTTTCCAACAACAAGACCTGAATTATTCAGACCAATCAGACCTTACCCAAGGCTTGGTCAATAGCTTGAAGGCTTTCATTGCTGAACATCAACCAAAGATCGATCAGTTGATTGCCATTGGTGTCACTCTTCCTGGCTTGGTTAACCCAACAACAGGTGTTGTTGAGTACATGCCAAACACAGACATCGATAACCTAGCATTAAGCGACATTATTCGTGACACATTCCATGTTGCTTGTTTTGTGGGTAATGACGTTAGAGGAATGGCACTTGCTGAGCACTACTTCGGTGCGAGTAAAGATAGCCAAGACTCTATTTTAGTTAGTGTTCACCGCGGTACAGGTGCCGGCATTATTGTAAATGGTCAAGTTTTCCTAGGCCATAACCGCAACGTGGGTGAAATTGGTCATATCCAAATAGATCCGCTCGGCGAGCAATGCCAATGTGGTAACTTCGGCTGTCTTGAAACAGTAGCGGCAAACCCGGCCATTGTTGAGCGAGTACAGAAGCTGATTAAGCAAGGCTATGAGTCTTCTTTGACCGAGCTTGAACATATTACGATTCAAGATGTTTGTGACCACGCGATTAATGGTGATGAACTAGCGAAGCAAAGCTTAGTTCGAGTAGGAAATCAGTTAGGTAAGGCTATCGCAATGACGATTAACTTATTTAACCCTCAGAAAGTTATCATTGCTGGTGATATAACTAAGGCACAAGAGATTGTTTTCCCTGCGATTAAGCGCAATGTTGAGAATCAGTCGTTAACGGCTTTCCATAGCGGCCTGCCTATTGTAGCATCTCAGATCGATAAACATCCTACGATGGGAGCTTTTGCCATGATCAAGCGCGCCATGCTCAACGGTGTGTTACTTCAAAAGCTACTCGAAGACTAA
- the nagA gene encoding N-acetylglucosamine-6-phosphate deacetylase: protein MYALSNCKIYTGSDVLTDHAVVIENELIKKVYPISELPEGIEVRDLDGTNLSPGFIDLQLNGCGGVMLNDEITADTMQIMHKANLKSGCTSFLPTLITSSDEDMRAVITAAREYHNQYQNQSLGLHLEGPYLNVAKKGIHSVDHIRKSDNEMIELICENSDLVAKVTLAPELNDPEHIERLHKAGVVVSIGHTNATYAEARQGFESGITFATHLFNAMTPMVGREPGVVGAIYDTPEVYAGIIADGFHVDYANIRIAHKIKGEKLVLVTDATAPAGADMEYFIFVGKKVYYRDGKCVDENGTLGGSALTMIEAVQNTVEHAGIALDEALRMATLYPAQAIGVESKLGRIKKGMVANLAVFDRDFNVKATVVNGQYEHN, encoded by the coding sequence ATGTACGCGCTAAGTAACTGTAAAATTTACACTGGTAGTGATGTTCTAACCGATCATGCTGTTGTAATTGAAAACGAACTGATCAAAAAAGTCTATCCTATCTCTGAATTACCAGAAGGAATCGAGGTCCGTGACCTAGATGGTACAAATCTAAGCCCGGGTTTTATTGATCTACAACTGAATGGCTGTGGCGGTGTAATGCTGAATGATGAGATCACTGCTGACACAATGCAGATCATGCATAAAGCAAACCTTAAATCGGGCTGTACTAGCTTTTTACCTACGCTAATCACCTCTTCGGACGAAGATATGCGCGCGGTTATTACGGCAGCTCGTGAATACCACAACCAATACCAAAACCAGTCTTTAGGTTTGCACCTTGAAGGCCCATATCTAAACGTTGCGAAAAAAGGCATCCACAGTGTCGATCACATTCGTAAATCTGACAATGAAATGATTGAGCTTATCTGTGAAAACAGTGACCTTGTGGCCAAAGTAACACTGGCTCCTGAGCTCAACGACCCAGAACATATTGAGCGTCTACACAAAGCTGGCGTAGTGGTTTCTATCGGCCACACCAATGCCACTTACGCTGAAGCGCGTCAAGGCTTTGAATCAGGCATCACTTTCGCGACTCACCTGTTCAACGCTATGACACCTATGGTTGGTCGTGAACCTGGCGTTGTTGGCGCGATTTACGACACGCCTGAAGTTTACGCTGGCATCATCGCTGACGGTTTCCACGTTGATTACGCAAACATCCGAATTGCACATAAAATAAAAGGAGAAAAGTTGGTATTAGTGACGGATGCCACAGCTCCTGCAGGTGCTGACATGGAATACTTTATTTTTGTCGGTAAGAAAGTATATTACCGTGATGGTAAGTGTGTTGATGAAAACGGCACACTGGGCGGCTCAGCTCTGACTATGATTGAAGCAGTTCAGAATACAGTTGAGCACGCTGGTATCGCTTTAGACGAAGCTCTTCGCATGGCTACGCTATACCCAGCTCAGGCTATCGGTGTAGAAAGCAAGCTAGGTCGAATCAAAAAAGGCATGGTTGCAAACCTTGCCGTATTTGACCGAGACTTTAACGTTAAAGCGACTGTTGTTAACGGACAATACGAGCACAATTAA